One window from the genome of Paraclostridium sordellii encodes:
- a CDS encoding carbon starvation CstA family protein encodes MLSFLGSIVLLILGYFTYGKFVEKTFGIDDSIPTPATALEDGVDYVPMKWRKIFLIQFLNIAGLGPIFGAIQGALFGPAAFLWIVFGCILAGGVHDFLSGYLSMRNEGASASELVGKYLGNSTKVLMRIFTVVLLILVGTVFMTGPAALLTTLTSIDAKIWVVIIVLYYIAATVLPVDTVIGKIYPLFGAALLIMAIGVAGGLIFKGYDIPNVTLQNLNPNGQPLFPYLFITIACGAISGFHATQSPMMARCVEKESETRRVFYGSMIAEGIIALIWAAAAMTFFGGVPQLDVILSAGGPATVVNTISNTLMGPIGGALAILGVVVCPITSGDTAFRSARLTIADAMKIDQSSIKNRFMISIPLFIIGVALTFIDFNIIWRYFSWANQTLAMIMLWTGSAYLVKHNKNHFISTIPAIFMTAVTFSYIMQAPEGFRLHAGVSNAIGVFIAIVFTVLFAIKSKKLREENKQLS; translated from the coding sequence ATGTTAAGTTTTTTAGGGTCAATAGTATTACTTATTTTAGGGTATTTTACTTATGGTAAATTTGTAGAAAAGACTTTCGGTATTGATGATAGTATACCAACACCAGCAACAGCACTTGAAGATGGTGTAGACTATGTACCGATGAAGTGGAGAAAAATATTCCTTATACAATTTTTAAACATAGCAGGTCTTGGGCCAATATTTGGAGCAATACAAGGTGCTTTATTTGGACCAGCAGCATTTTTATGGATAGTATTTGGATGTATATTAGCAGGAGGAGTTCACGACTTCTTATCAGGATACTTATCAATGAGAAATGAAGGTGCATCAGCATCAGAACTAGTTGGAAAATATTTAGGGAATTCAACTAAAGTATTAATGAGAATATTCACAGTTGTACTTTTAATATTAGTTGGTACAGTTTTTATGACAGGACCAGCAGCACTACTTACAACATTAACATCAATAGATGCAAAAATATGGGTAGTAATAATAGTTTTATACTATATTGCAGCAACAGTTTTACCAGTTGATACTGTAATAGGTAAGATATATCCATTATTTGGAGCAGCACTTTTAATAATGGCAATAGGAGTTGCAGGAGGATTAATATTTAAAGGATATGATATACCAAATGTAACACTTCAAAACTTAAATCCAAATGGACAACCATTATTCCCATACTTATTTATAACAATAGCATGTGGAGCAATATCAGGATTCCATGCAACACAATCACCTATGATGGCAAGATGTGTTGAAAAAGAAAGTGAAACAAGAAGAGTATTTTACGGTTCAATGATAGCTGAAGGAATTATAGCTCTAATATGGGCAGCAGCAGCTATGACATTCTTTGGAGGAGTTCCTCAACTAGATGTAATATTATCAGCTGGAGGACCTGCAACAGTAGTAAATACAATATCTAATACTTTAATGGGACCAATAGGTGGAGCACTTGCAATACTAGGAGTTGTAGTTTGTCCGATAACAAGTGGAGATACAGCATTTAGAAGTGCAAGACTTACAATAGCAGATGCTATGAAGATAGACCAAAGCAGTATAAAAAATAGATTTATGATATCTATACCACTATTTATAATAGGTGTAGCATTAACATTTATCGATTTTAACATAATATGGAGATACTTCTCTTGGGCAAACCAAACATTAGCAATGATAATGTTATGGACAGGTTCAGCGTACTTAGTAAAACACAATAAAAATCATTTTATAAGTACAATACCAGCAATATTTATGACAGCAGTTACATTTTCATATATAATGCAAGCCCCAGAAGGATTTAGATTACATGCAGGAGTATCAAATGCAATAGGAGTATTTATAGCAATAGTATTTACAGTATTATTTGCAATAAAATCTAAAAAATTAAGAGAAGAAAACAAACAACTAAGCTAG
- a CDS encoding LytR/AlgR family response regulator transcription factor, protein MKEIKAIIVESDLTQRQELKRIIKKHSNIEIAKECIDGIEVLEFLQNNNVDLIFLNINTEKLDGILLANIINKFENKPKIVFTTKYKEYAAKAYSLDIYDYILKPYSEERLIQLFKKLDNDCSNKQYIKSNFIDSISNKLSLWKNEKIVVIDICDVYCCEAHKKTTYIHTKDERFEIKEGISHVEHIISNNNFYRCHRSYLVNITKIEEIIPWINNTYIIRLKNKQELEVSRSKVKGFRRIMHL, encoded by the coding sequence AAAAGGATTATAAAAAAACATAGTAACATTGAAATAGCAAAAGAGTGTATTGATGGAATAGAAGTTTTAGAGTTTTTACAAAATAATAATGTAGATTTAATTTTTTTAAATATAAACACTGAAAAATTAGATGGAATATTACTTGCAAATATTATAAATAAATTTGAAAACAAACCTAAAATTGTATTTACAACAAAATATAAAGAATATGCGGCTAAGGCCTATTCCTTAGATATCTATGATTATATATTAAAACCTTACTCAGAAGAAAGATTAATACAATTATTTAAAAAACTAGACAATGATTGTTCAAACAAACAATATATAAAGTCTAATTTTATAGATAGTATTTCAAATAAATTAAGCTTATGGAAAAATGAAAAAATAGTAGTAATAGATATTTGTGATGTCTATTGCTGTGAAGCACATAAGAAAACTACCTATATACATACCAAAGATGAAAGATTTGAAATTAAAGAAGGTATCTCACATGTCGAACATATAATAAGTAATAATAATTTTTATAGATGCCATAGATCCTATTTAGTAAATATAACTAAAATAGAAGAGATAATACCTTGGATTAATAATACTTATATTATAAGGCTAAAAAATAAACAAGAACTAGAAGTAAGTAGAAGTAAAGTGAAAGGATTTAGAAGAATTATGCATTTATAA
- a CDS encoding carbon starvation CstA family protein → MLSFLGSIVLLLVGYAFYGKYVEKVFGINDNEPTPANTLTDGVDYIPMKWNKIFLIQFLNIAGLGPIFGAIQGALFGPAAFLWIVFGCIFAGGVHDFLSGYLSMKNKGASASELVGLYLGDKVRSVMRVFTVVLLILVGAVFMTGPAALLTTLTSLDASIWVVIIVLYYIAATVLPVDKVIGKIYPLFGAALLIMAVGVAGGLIFKGYQIPEIRLQNLHPEGQHLFPFLFITIACGAISGFHATQSPMMARCVQKESETRRVFYGAMVAEGIIALIWAAAAMTFFGGVPQLDTILAVGGPAAVVNTISTSLMGKVGGILAILGVVVCPITSGDTAFRSARLTIADAMKIDQTSIKSRFMISIPLFVIGIALTFIDFNIVWRYFSWANQTLAMIMLWTGSVYLAKENKNHYISTIPAIFMTVVTFSYIMQAPEGFRLHAGISNIIGILAAILFTVLFSIKVKKLSNSKLEA, encoded by the coding sequence ATGTTAAGTTTTTTAGGGTCAATAGTATTACTTCTAGTAGGATATGCTTTTTATGGTAAGTATGTCGAAAAAGTTTTTGGAATAAATGACAACGAACCAACACCAGCAAATACACTTACAGATGGTGTAGACTATATTCCTATGAAGTGGAACAAAATATTTCTTATACAATTTCTAAATATAGCAGGGCTTGGACCAATATTTGGGGCAATACAGGGGGCTTTATTTGGACCAGCAGCATTTTTATGGATAGTATTTGGATGTATATTTGCAGGAGGAGTTCACGATTTTCTATCAGGTTATCTATCAATGAAAAACAAAGGTGCATCAGCATCTGAATTGGTAGGTCTATATCTAGGGGATAAAGTAAGATCGGTAATGAGAGTTTTTACAGTAGTGCTTTTAATACTAGTTGGGGCTGTGTTTATGACAGGACCAGCGGCACTTTTAACAACACTAACATCACTAGATGCTAGTATATGGGTAGTAATAATAGTATTATACTACATCGCAGCAACAGTTTTACCAGTTGATAAAGTAATAGGTAAGATATATCCATTATTTGGAGCAGCACTTTTAATAATGGCAGTAGGAGTTGCAGGAGGATTAATATTTAAAGGATATCAAATCCCAGAAATAAGACTTCAAAATCTACATCCAGAAGGTCAACATCTATTCCCATTCTTATTTATAACAATAGCATGCGGGGCAATATCAGGGTTTCATGCAACACAATCACCTATGATGGCAAGATGTGTACAAAAAGAAAGTGAAACAAGAAGGGTCTTTTATGGAGCAATGGTAGCAGAAGGAATTATAGCATTAATATGGGCAGCAGCAGCTATGACATTCTTTGGAGGAGTTCCACAACTTGATACTATACTTGCAGTTGGTGGACCAGCAGCAGTTGTAAATACTATATCTACTTCATTAATGGGTAAAGTAGGTGGAATCCTTGCAATATTAGGAGTCGTAGTTTGTCCAATAACAAGTGGGGATACAGCATTTAGAAGTGCAAGACTTACAATAGCAGACGCTATGAAAATAGACCAAACTAGTATAAAAAGTAGATTTATGATATCTATACCACTATTTGTAATAGGTATAGCTTTAACATTTATAGATTTTAATATAGTTTGGAGATATTTCTCTTGGGCAAACCAAACATTAGCAATGATAATGTTATGGACAGGGTCTGTATATCTTGCAAAAGAAAATAAAAATCATTATATAAGTACAATACCAGCAATATTTATGACTGTTGTAACATTTTCATATATAATGCAAGCACCAGAAGGATTTAGATTACATGCTGGAATATCTAATATAATAGGTATACTTGCAGCAATATTATTTACCGTATTATTCTCAATAAAAGTTAAAAAATTAAGTAACTCAAAACTAGAAGCATAA